One window of Marinomonas primoryensis genomic DNA carries:
- a CDS encoding heavy metal translocating P-type ATPase yields the protein MSEHTNHHEHKSHGVHDPVCKMSVDPQTAKYSSQHVDRTWYFCSSGCQSKFDNNPDKYLNEENEQTEPVAAGTMFTCPMHPEVRQQGPGECPICGMSLEPEEVSLDDGPSEELADMTRRFWIGLALALPVFLIEMGGHLFKIDHIVSPQISNWIQLVLATPVVVWCGAPFFVRGWKSVLSRNLNMFTLIAIGTGVSLLYSVVATLAPQIFPEAFHADDGSVSVYFEAAAVIVVLVLLGQVLELRAREKTSGAIKALLDLAPATARKLDDDGSESDVSLDQVKVGDRLRVRPGDKVPLDGEVLEGHSNVDESMVTGEPLAISKKTGDQVIGGSINQQGSFILRADKVGRDTMLSQIVQMVASAQRSRAPIQGMADKVAGWFVLVVLLVSVIAFGVWSIVGPTPPMAFGLIAAVSVLIIACPCALGLATPMSIMVGVGRGAQVGVLIRDAEALERMEKVDTVVVDKTGTLTEGKPQVTKLVLANGFSDEDLMRYSGSLEKGSEHPLAHAILDKANTMNLTLPDAIDFDSPNGKGVTGEVDGKRVLLGNRLLMQSENVDTSAFEEEANQLREDGATVIFAAVDGKVCGLLAIADPIKDTTKAAIIALQKEGIRVVMLTGDNRTSAEAVARKLHIDEVKAEVLPEDKGKVIQQLKNEGRVVVMAGDGVNDAPALATADVGIAMGTGTDVAIESAGITLLRGDLMGIVEARRLSRATMRNIRQNLFFAFIYNMAGVPIAAGVLYPFTGILLSPVFAAAAMSLSSVSVILNALRLRAVKISDDKINIK from the coding sequence ATGAGTGAGCACACGAATCATCATGAACATAAAAGCCATGGGGTGCATGACCCTGTGTGCAAAATGTCGGTAGACCCTCAAACCGCAAAGTATAGTAGTCAGCATGTAGACAGGACTTGGTATTTCTGTTCTTCCGGTTGTCAGTCGAAGTTCGATAATAATCCAGATAAGTATCTCAACGAAGAAAATGAGCAGACAGAGCCGGTTGCGGCCGGAACCATGTTTACCTGTCCTATGCATCCAGAAGTCCGTCAACAAGGCCCCGGTGAGTGCCCGATTTGTGGCATGTCGCTGGAACCTGAGGAAGTAAGCCTCGACGACGGGCCTTCCGAAGAGCTCGCCGACATGACTCGTCGATTCTGGATTGGTCTGGCCCTTGCGCTTCCGGTTTTTTTGATTGAAATGGGAGGCCATCTCTTTAAAATTGACCACATTGTGTCGCCACAAATATCTAATTGGATTCAGTTGGTTTTAGCCACTCCAGTGGTCGTTTGGTGTGGCGCACCCTTCTTCGTTCGTGGTTGGAAATCAGTACTCAGTCGCAACCTTAATATGTTCACACTTATTGCCATCGGTACGGGTGTTTCTCTGTTGTACAGTGTTGTCGCAACCTTGGCTCCGCAGATATTTCCTGAGGCTTTTCATGCTGATGATGGCTCAGTCTCTGTGTATTTCGAGGCGGCCGCTGTCATTGTTGTGCTGGTGTTGTTGGGTCAGGTACTTGAACTCCGAGCGCGAGAAAAAACCTCTGGCGCTATCAAAGCCCTATTGGATCTAGCACCGGCCACGGCAAGAAAACTGGACGATGATGGCAGTGAGTCTGATGTGTCGCTCGATCAAGTTAAGGTTGGCGATCGATTGCGAGTTCGACCAGGCGATAAGGTGCCTCTAGATGGCGAAGTGCTTGAAGGCCATTCTAACGTCGATGAATCCATGGTCACTGGTGAGCCCTTGGCTATTAGTAAGAAGACTGGAGATCAGGTAATTGGTGGTAGCATTAATCAGCAAGGCAGTTTTATTTTACGGGCTGACAAAGTTGGCCGTGACACAATGCTGTCCCAGATCGTCCAGATGGTTGCCAGTGCGCAGCGAAGCCGTGCGCCTATTCAGGGAATGGCTGATAAAGTGGCGGGTTGGTTCGTCCTGGTGGTCCTACTGGTCTCTGTCATTGCATTCGGAGTCTGGTCTATCGTCGGTCCAACGCCACCTATGGCCTTTGGTCTGATTGCCGCCGTGAGTGTGTTGATTATTGCTTGTCCCTGTGCCTTGGGTCTGGCGACTCCTATGTCGATCATGGTCGGTGTCGGTCGTGGTGCTCAGGTCGGTGTCTTGATACGAGATGCCGAGGCGTTAGAGCGGATGGAGAAAGTAGACACAGTGGTCGTGGATAAAACCGGGACCTTGACCGAGGGAAAACCTCAGGTGACAAAGCTGGTCTTGGCAAACGGTTTCAGCGATGAAGACTTGATGCGTTATTCCGGAAGTCTAGAAAAGGGTAGCGAGCATCCTTTGGCGCATGCCATTTTGGATAAAGCTAACACCATGAATCTAACGCTGCCAGACGCCATAGATTTTGACTCTCCGAACGGCAAAGGCGTTACCGGTGAAGTCGATGGGAAAAGGGTTCTGCTTGGTAATCGATTGTTAATGCAGTCAGAAAATGTTGATACATCCGCCTTTGAGGAAGAAGCCAACCAACTTCGAGAGGACGGTGCTACAGTAATTTTTGCCGCAGTTGATGGAAAGGTTTGTGGTTTGTTGGCGATTGCAGACCCGATCAAGGACACCACTAAAGCGGCAATAATCGCTCTGCAGAAGGAAGGGATTAGGGTGGTGATGCTGACCGGAGATAACCGTACCTCCGCCGAAGCCGTTGCCCGCAAACTTCACATTGATGAAGTGAAAGCAGAAGTGTTGCCGGAAGATAAAGGCAAAGTTATTCAACAACTTAAGAATGAGGGGCGTGTTGTTGTTATGGCTGGAGATGGTGTAAATGATGCGCCAGCCTTAGCAACCGCAGATGTAGGTATTGCCATGGGGACAGGAACCGACGTGGCCATAGAAAGTGCGGGCATTACTCTGTTACGCGGCGATTTGATGGGCATTGTGGAAGCACGGCGATTATCCCGGGCAACCATGCGTAATATTCGGCAGAATCTGTTCTTCGCATTCATTTATAACATGGCAGGCGTACCGATTGCGGCAGGGGTGCTTTATCCGTTTACGGGTATTCTTTTATCGCCAGTTTTTGCCGCTGCAGCCATGTCGCTGTCCTCGGTCAGTGTGATTTTGAATGCTTTAAGGTTGCGTGCGGTGAAAATATCGGATGACAAAATTAATATCAAATAG
- a CDS encoding DUF411 domain-containing protein: MKAEGYTVNYHHKEDWSSLKKEAGMPMELQSCHTALIDGYLIEGHVPEQDVARLILEKPENVSGLAVPGMPRYSPGMAAKGKGYRDFNVVQFSQQGVMTVYKKY, translated from the coding sequence ATGAAGGCAGAGGGTTATACCGTCAATTATCATCACAAAGAAGACTGGTCCTCTTTAAAGAAAGAGGCAGGTATGCCCATGGAACTACAATCATGTCACACCGCGTTGATCGACGGTTACTTAATTGAAGGGCATGTACCAGAGCAAGATGTGGCGCGTTTAATACTAGAAAAGCCTGAAAATGTATCAGGCTTGGCTGTGCCTGGAATGCCAAGATATTCTCCTGGCATGGCAGCGAAAGGTAAGGGATACAGAGATTTTAATGTGGTTCAGTTTAGCCAACAAGGAGTGATGACAGTTTATAAAAAATATTGA
- a CDS encoding sensor domain-containing diguanylate cyclase: MIKPEIPKNEAERLHALRTLRILDTSHEERFDRVTRMAKRMFEVQISLVSLVDEDRQWFKSKQGLDAPETPRDISFCGHAINQDGLFIIPDASVDERFFDNPLVTEAPNIRFYAGYPLKLRQGVSIGTLCLIDSEPKGLGEEDQQLLRDLGAMIEQEIQSIQLATLDELTLISNRRGFLTLVEHSFKSCRRNEKPMSFILFDLNKFKAINDNYGHHEGDFVLTTFAQIMLDSFRDCDVIGRLGGDEFVAMLSDSDEGKADIALERFATAVEKANETLNKPYEIEYSAGVMHFEHDTEKSIEEMIQDADAAMYEQKKGKAR; the protein is encoded by the coding sequence ATGATTAAGCCTGAAATTCCGAAAAATGAAGCTGAGCGATTGCATGCTTTGAGAACGTTAAGAATCCTTGATACGTCACATGAAGAGCGATTTGATCGCGTGACGCGTATGGCCAAGCGAATGTTTGAAGTACAGATTTCCCTTGTCAGTTTAGTTGATGAAGACCGTCAATGGTTTAAATCCAAGCAGGGGCTGGATGCGCCCGAAACGCCTCGTGACATATCATTTTGTGGGCATGCTATTAATCAAGACGGGTTATTCATTATTCCGGACGCGTCTGTCGATGAACGCTTTTTTGATAACCCTCTCGTTACCGAGGCTCCAAACATTCGTTTTTATGCCGGTTACCCTTTAAAGCTTAGGCAGGGCGTTAGCATAGGTACCTTGTGCCTTATCGATAGTGAGCCTAAAGGCCTTGGTGAAGAAGATCAGCAGTTGCTTAGAGATTTGGGCGCTATGATTGAGCAAGAAATCCAATCCATTCAACTTGCTACGTTGGATGAATTAACCTTAATCTCTAACCGACGTGGCTTTTTGACACTGGTTGAGCACAGCTTTAAATCGTGTCGACGTAATGAAAAGCCCATGTCGTTTATATTGTTTGATCTAAACAAATTTAAGGCCATCAATGATAACTATGGTCACCATGAAGGTGACTTTGTTTTGACTACTTTTGCACAAATAATGCTCGACTCATTTCGCGATTGCGATGTGATTGGCCGACTCGGTGGAGATGAGTTCGTTGCTATGCTAAGCGACTCAGACGAAGGGAAAGCCGATATTGCTTTAGAGCGGTTTGCTACCGCCGTCGAAAAGGCAAATGAAACCTTAAATAAACCATATGAAATTGAGTACAGTGCTGGTGTTATGCACTTTGAACACGATACGGAAAAATCAATAGAAGAAATGATCCAAGATGCGGATGCCGCGATGTACGAGCAAAAGAAAGGTAAGGCTCGATAG
- a CDS encoding mechanosensitive ion channel family protein, producing MIDIDNVYSILSYKFFTVADHSITIGGVLLIPILALVGFWATKYLVRLLTSKLTTRNADPNIIHLVRRLLYALAISIIAITVLDIINVPITAFAFLSGAIAIGFGFGAQNIINNFISGWILMWEKPIRIGDFLEVENAKGIVEEINTRSTRFRRVDGVHMLIPNSKLLENTIVNWTLVDKLMRTSVKIGVAYGSPAKKVAALILQATEEQEGVLSTPKPQVIFEDFGDNALIFEVNFWIQSNVEGGLRVAKSNVRFRLDELLAEHNIVIAFPQRDIHIDGSLRLLKNDVPD from the coding sequence TTGATAGACATAGATAACGTATACAGCATATTGAGCTATAAATTCTTTACCGTCGCAGATCATTCCATCACGATAGGCGGTGTATTACTGATTCCAATCTTAGCGCTTGTCGGCTTTTGGGCAACCAAATACTTGGTCCGCCTATTAACGTCGAAATTAACGACCAGAAACGCCGATCCAAATATCATACATCTAGTCCGTCGTCTTCTGTACGCACTCGCCATTAGCATTATAGCGATCACAGTTTTAGACATTATTAATGTCCCTATCACCGCGTTTGCCTTTTTATCCGGCGCGATTGCCATTGGCTTTGGTTTCGGCGCACAAAATATCATTAACAACTTTATCAGTGGCTGGATTTTGATGTGGGAAAAGCCCATCCGCATCGGCGATTTTTTAGAAGTTGAAAACGCCAAAGGCATTGTCGAAGAAATTAATACTCGCTCGACTCGGTTCAGACGAGTAGATGGCGTCCACATGCTTATCCCCAATAGTAAGCTGCTAGAAAATACGATTGTGAACTGGACGTTAGTAGACAAGCTGATGCGAACCTCAGTCAAAATAGGCGTCGCCTATGGTTCTCCGGCAAAGAAAGTTGCTGCATTGATTCTACAGGCCACCGAAGAGCAAGAAGGCGTTCTAAGCACACCTAAACCACAAGTCATTTTTGAAGACTTTGGCGACAACGCACTTATTTTTGAAGTGAATTTCTGGATACAATCTAACGTTGAAGGTGGCTTACGAGTGGCAAAAAGTAATGTGCGTTTTCGTCTTGATGAATTACTCGCCGAGCACAATATTGTCATTGCGTTTCCACAGCGAGATATTCACATTGACGGTAGTCTAAGACTGCTTAAGAACGATGTGCCTGATTAA
- a CDS encoding alpha/beta fold hydrolase has protein sequence MLNSSDVLIRNNVKSIGSGSKTLLLAHGFGCDQNMWRFLTPALIEHFTIVLFDYVGSGASDISQYDKQRYSRLEGYAEDIIEICDALQLSDAIFIGHSVSSIIGGIAATKKPSLFSKLIMVCPSPCFLNISPDYFGGFEKEDLLELLNLMDKNYIGWANYLAPLVIGGTNSDEFVGELSGSFCSTDPVIAKNFAQATFLSDHRYLLKEIKQPSLIFQSSNDALAATSVGKFIASEISNSKLEIISADGHCLHMTHPEKIIDSIIEYAN, from the coding sequence ATGTTAAATTCAAGTGATGTTCTCATTAGAAATAATGTCAAATCAATTGGGTCTGGCAGCAAAACCTTGCTTCTCGCTCATGGGTTTGGGTGCGATCAAAACATGTGGCGTTTTTTAACACCCGCACTGATAGAGCACTTTACGATTGTATTGTTTGACTATGTTGGTTCAGGTGCTTCTGATATATCTCAATACGACAAGCAACGCTATAGCCGGCTTGAGGGTTATGCTGAAGACATCATTGAAATATGCGATGCTTTGCAACTATCAGATGCCATTTTTATTGGGCATTCGGTAAGCAGTATTATTGGTGGTATTGCGGCCACTAAAAAGCCTTCTCTTTTTTCTAAGTTGATAATGGTGTGTCCATCGCCTTGTTTTTTAAATATTTCACCGGATTATTTTGGTGGTTTTGAAAAAGAAGATCTATTAGAGCTATTGAATCTAATGGATAAGAATTACATTGGCTGGGCGAATTATTTAGCACCTTTAGTCATTGGTGGAACGAATTCTGATGAGTTTGTTGGTGAGTTATCGGGAAGTTTCTGTTCTACAGATCCAGTAATCGCTAAGAATTTTGCGCAAGCAACATTTTTATCTGATCATCGTTATCTTCTTAAAGAAATAAAACAACCATCATTAATATTTCAAAGTAGCAATGATGCATTGGCTGCTACATCTGTTGGAAAATTTATCGCAAGTGAAATATCGAACAGTAAGCTTGAAATAATATCAGCAGATGGCCATTGTTTACATATGACACACCCAGAGAAAATAATAGATTCGATCATTGAATATGCGAATTAA
- a CDS encoding sensor domain-containing diguanylate cyclase, with protein sequence MENKNDNFKEKFLNYSPDEFPNGALVTNDSKIIVYVNSYFTTELLWKVDDIVGKNIDILLTKPSCIFFQSYIIPTLSHEKKCEEMQLTIFNARGIRIPITVNAAVGEDGYVYWSFFNSSKRDQLYDELIKARERLIETTDELKLLASIDDLTGLLNRREMKYQSNLALKDVLSEQHLAGLLILDIDHFKKINDTYGHLEGDRVLKKLGQLLISQSEKTDLVSRFGGEEFLIFRPNTNRDDMLLFCKKLHVLMADIVVGTISLKGSVGVSFFSERMTFDDVFTQADSALYNAKELGRNRTEIYSNN encoded by the coding sequence ATGGAAAATAAAAATGATAATTTCAAAGAAAAGTTTTTAAATTACTCTCCAGATGAGTTTCCTAATGGGGCTTTGGTTACTAACGATTCAAAAATTATTGTTTATGTAAATTCTTATTTTACGACTGAGCTATTATGGAAGGTTGACGATATTGTCGGTAAAAATATTGATATTTTATTGACTAAACCTTCCTGTATTTTCTTTCAAAGTTATATTATTCCAACACTTTCACATGAAAAAAAGTGTGAGGAAATGCAGCTGACCATATTTAACGCGAGAGGTATACGAATTCCAATAACGGTTAATGCTGCTGTTGGTGAAGATGGTTATGTATATTGGAGCTTTTTCAATTCTTCCAAGCGAGATCAGCTTTATGATGAATTAATAAAAGCACGAGAAAGATTGATAGAGACAACAGATGAATTAAAATTACTGGCTTCGATTGATGATTTGACTGGGCTTTTAAACAGAAGAGAAATGAAGTATCAAAGTAACTTGGCGCTTAAGGATGTGCTAAGTGAGCAACACCTTGCCGGTTTATTAATACTAGACATTGATCATTTTAAAAAAATAAATGATACCTATGGTCATTTAGAAGGTGACAGAGTGTTAAAAAAGCTTGGGCAATTATTAATAAGTCAGAGTGAAAAGACAGATCTTGTTTCTCGGTTTGGTGGAGAAGAATTTTTGATTTTTCGGCCAAATACTAATAGAGATGATATGTTATTATTTTGTAAAAAACTTCATGTTTTAATGGCTGATATTGTCGTTGGTACTATTTCCCTTAAAGGGAGTGTCGGTGTGAGTTTTTTTAGCGAAAGAATGACATTTGATGATGTATTCACCCAAGCCGATAGCGCCTTATACAACGCAAAAGAGCTTGGGAGAAACAGGACTGAAATTTATAGTAATAATTGA
- a CDS encoding SulP family inorganic anion transporter, with amino-acid sequence MMLERLFPALSWLKNYSRVQFGQDATAAFIVTMLLIPQSLAYAMLAGVPPEIGLYSSILPLVLYAVFGTSTSLSVGPVAVASLMTATSLAAIAEQGSASYLTGAITLALLSGVMLVIMGVMKLGMVTNLLSHSVISGFISASGIIIALSQLKHIFGIQAHGDNVVTQILSMLESIGDFKPVTFVVGVSVVLFLLLARRYAKRFFLMLKVPEASAASLAKTAPIVGVLSSLGIVYAFDLQAHGVAITGTIPAGLPHLSLSLPSLELVKSLALPALMISIIGYVESISVGKTLGAKRREKVKPNQELIGLGAANIASGVSGGFPVTGGFSRSVVNFDAGAVTQLAGVMTAIGIMIASLVLTPVLFFLPKATLAATIIVAVTTLIDFSILKKTWSFSRSDFYAVLATIIVTLLLGVEVGVASGVGLSILLHLSRTSRPHVAEVGLIEGTEHFRNVKRYEVKTSPNLLCLRPDESLFFVNAAFLEDYIIDSINKRQEITHVVIQCSAVNEIDFSALEMLESLNNQLLTLGIKLSLSEVKGPVMDHLECSGFLQHLSGRVYLSQYQAFKDIEGETNSNIK; translated from the coding sequence ATGATGCTTGAACGCTTATTTCCTGCGTTATCTTGGCTAAAAAATTATAGCCGTGTGCAATTTGGCCAGGATGCTACGGCGGCCTTTATTGTTACCATGCTGTTGATCCCTCAGTCCTTGGCGTATGCCATGTTGGCTGGGGTTCCACCAGAAATAGGCTTGTATTCAAGCATCCTGCCTTTAGTGCTTTATGCTGTATTTGGAACCAGCACGTCGTTGTCCGTTGGTCCTGTTGCCGTTGCGTCTTTAATGACCGCTACGTCTCTGGCCGCCATTGCTGAGCAAGGTAGCGCGAGTTATTTAACGGGGGCGATTACCCTCGCCTTATTGTCTGGCGTCATGCTGGTCATCATGGGTGTGATGAAGCTTGGTATGGTTACCAATCTTCTGTCTCATTCTGTGATTTCTGGTTTTATTTCTGCCTCGGGTATTATTATTGCGTTGAGTCAGCTCAAGCATATTTTTGGCATTCAAGCCCATGGCGATAATGTGGTGACACAGATACTCAGCATGCTAGAGAGCATTGGTGACTTTAAACCCGTTACTTTTGTGGTTGGCGTGTCTGTTGTCTTGTTTTTGCTGTTAGCACGACGTTATGCCAAACGCTTTTTCCTCATGCTAAAAGTGCCAGAAGCCTCCGCCGCATCCTTGGCGAAAACCGCCCCTATTGTTGGTGTTTTATCCAGTCTAGGCATTGTTTATGCCTTTGACCTACAGGCTCATGGGGTCGCTATCACTGGAACAATTCCTGCTGGTTTGCCTCATTTGAGTCTGTCCTTACCATCGCTTGAATTGGTCAAAAGCTTAGCGTTACCCGCTTTAATGATTTCCATCATTGGCTATGTAGAATCCATTTCCGTCGGTAAAACATTGGGAGCAAAAAGACGAGAAAAGGTAAAACCTAACCAAGAACTCATCGGTTTAGGGGCTGCAAACATCGCGTCTGGCGTGTCTGGTGGTTTTCCTGTGACGGGCGGCTTTTCACGCTCTGTTGTCAATTTTGATGCGGGCGCCGTCACGCAACTGGCCGGTGTGATGACAGCGATTGGTATTATGATTGCGTCTCTCGTTTTGACACCCGTTCTCTTCTTTCTTCCTAAAGCGACACTGGCGGCGACCATTATTGTGGCTGTCACCACCTTGATCGATTTTTCTATTTTGAAAAAGACATGGTCCTTCTCTCGTAGTGACTTTTATGCCGTACTGGCGACCATTATTGTTACGTTATTGTTAGGAGTAGAGGTGGGGGTTGCATCAGGCGTCGGTTTATCGATCCTACTGCACTTATCTCGCACATCCAGACCACACGTGGCGGAAGTTGGGCTGATTGAAGGCACCGAGCATTTTCGCAATGTGAAACGCTATGAGGTAAAAACGTCCCCTAATCTTCTGTGTTTACGACCTGATGAAAGCTTGTTCTTTGTAAATGCAGCCTTTCTAGAAGATTACATAATAGACAGCATCAATAAGCGCCAAGAAATTACTCACGTAGTCATTCAATGCAGTGCCGTGAATGAAATTGATTTTAGTGCATTGGAAATGCTCGAATCGTTAAATAACCAATTATTAACCCTTGGAATCAAGCTATCACTGTCCGAAGTAAAAGGGCCTGTCATGGATCATTTAGAGTGCAGTGGTTTTTTACAGCATTTAAGTGGTCGTGTGTATTTATCTCAATATCAGGCGTTTAAAGATATAGAAGGGGAAACCAACTCAAATATAAAATAA
- a CDS encoding bifunctional protein tyrosine phosphatase family protein/NAD(P)/FAD-dependent oxidoreductase produces MLRKQITDNYSVSDQISLANIETLSQLGITLIICNRPDNEEEGQLSFAEVEALAKEKNMNAMHIPFTGGQMQPSDVEAFKAVIKGGDNIHAYCRTGNRSSIIWQAATETSSTTPSDDMTFDVVIVGAGTAGISTAASLLKRKPDLSICLIDPAANHFYQPGWTLVGGGVFKAESTRRNMSDVIPKGTKWLKESVKTFHPNDNKVTLENGHHIGYQYLVVAAGIKLNWDAIEGLSETLGRNGVTSNYRYDLAPYTWELSHNLKDGKAIFTQPPMPIKCAGAPQKAMYLSCDHWFKQDTLNNIDVSFYNAGGVLFGVAEYVPALQSYIEKYQITTNFNHNLVKVDGPNKRAYFAAKDENDQPTIVETDFDMLHVCPPQSAPDFIRNSPLVDDAGWVNVDKETLQHTAFDNIWSLGDVANTPNAKTMAAVRKQAPVVAQNIVDALQGHSIRAIYDGYGSCPLTVEKGKIVLAEFGYGGTLMPTFPNWLNNGTKATRLAWILKEDLLPPFYWHGMLKGYEWFVSPKMRK; encoded by the coding sequence ATGTTACGCAAACAAATTACGGATAATTATTCGGTGTCTGACCAAATTAGCTTGGCCAACATAGAAACCTTGTCACAGCTAGGTATCACTCTCATCATTTGCAATCGACCTGATAATGAAGAAGAAGGTCAATTGTCTTTTGCTGAGGTAGAAGCCTTAGCAAAAGAAAAAAACATGAACGCCATGCACATTCCCTTTACCGGTGGGCAAATGCAACCTTCGGATGTGGAAGCGTTTAAAGCCGTCATTAAGGGAGGCGACAACATTCACGCGTATTGTCGAACAGGCAACCGCTCTAGCATTATTTGGCAAGCAGCCACTGAAACTTCATCAACAACACCTTCTGATGATATGACGTTTGATGTTGTCATTGTGGGTGCTGGCACAGCAGGCATATCCACCGCGGCCAGCTTATTGAAACGTAAGCCAGATTTGAGCATTTGCTTAATAGACCCCGCGGCCAATCATTTTTATCAACCTGGCTGGACACTCGTTGGTGGTGGGGTTTTTAAAGCAGAAAGCACGCGAAGAAACATGTCCGATGTCATTCCTAAAGGAACCAAATGGCTTAAGGAATCCGTCAAAACGTTTCACCCCAACGACAACAAAGTGACGCTTGAGAATGGCCACCACATCGGTTATCAGTATTTAGTGGTGGCGGCTGGTATTAAGCTGAACTGGGACGCCATTGAAGGCTTGTCCGAAACATTAGGCCGCAATGGTGTCACGTCTAACTATCGATACGATTTAGCGCCTTACACATGGGAACTATCGCATAACCTTAAAGACGGAAAAGCGATTTTCACCCAACCACCGATGCCCATTAAATGCGCTGGTGCGCCACAAAAAGCGATGTACTTATCTTGCGATCACTGGTTCAAGCAAGACACGCTTAACAATATTGATGTCTCTTTTTACAATGCTGGCGGCGTGCTATTTGGAGTAGCTGAGTATGTACCTGCTCTTCAAAGCTACATCGAAAAATATCAGATCACAACGAATTTCAACCACAATCTAGTTAAAGTGGACGGTCCAAACAAGCGAGCTTATTTCGCGGCAAAAGATGAAAACGACCAGCCAACGATCGTCGAAACCGATTTCGATATGCTGCACGTTTGTCCGCCACAAAGCGCGCCAGACTTTATCCGCAACAGCCCTTTAGTCGATGATGCTGGCTGGGTTAATGTCGATAAAGAAACCTTACAACATACTGCCTTTGACAACATTTGGTCACTGGGTGACGTGGCCAATACGCCGAATGCAAAAACCATGGCTGCGGTTCGTAAACAAGCACCTGTTGTAGCACAAAATATTGTCGACGCATTACAAGGCCATAGTATCAGAGCGATTTACGATGGCTATGGTTCATGCCCACTGACCGTTGAAAAAGGCAAAATCGTCTTAGCAGAATTTGGCTATGGTGGCACATTAATGCCCACCTTCCCCAACTGGCTTAACAACGGCACGAAAGCGACACGATTAGCGTGGATACTCAAGGAAGACCTGTTGCCTCCCTTCTATTGGCATGGCATGTTGAAAGGTTATGAGTGGTTTGTCTCACCTAAAATGCGAAAATAA
- a CDS encoding MBL fold metallo-hydrolase has translation MTNTIAKPNVAAFFDKDSNTFSYVVKDPDSSNCAIIDSVLDFDYASGSTSYKGADEIVDYVAAHKLNVEWLIETHVHADHLSAAPYLQEKLGGQIGIGKHITTVQDTFAAVFHEGADFKHDGSQFDHLFSDGEVYQVGSMQCVAMHTPGHTPACFTHILGDAVFVGDTLFMPDAGTARADFPGGDAGTLFDSIQKILALPEDDRIFMCHDYCPNGRELEFQTTVKAQREGNIHVKSDISKSVFVDLRETRDKTLSMPRLILPSLQINMRAGHMPKAEENGLVYLKIPLNAFK, from the coding sequence ATGACTAACACAATAGCAAAACCCAATGTAGCGGCTTTCTTTGATAAAGATTCTAATACTTTCTCTTATGTGGTGAAGGATCCAGATTCATCCAACTGCGCGATTATTGATAGTGTCTTAGACTTTGATTATGCTTCAGGCAGCACTTCTTATAAGGGAGCCGATGAAATCGTAGACTACGTCGCCGCTCATAAACTCAATGTCGAATGGTTGATTGAAACGCATGTTCATGCGGATCACCTTTCCGCCGCGCCTTACTTGCAAGAAAAGCTAGGCGGCCAAATCGGCATAGGCAAACACATTACAACCGTGCAAGACACTTTTGCCGCCGTCTTCCATGAAGGCGCTGACTTTAAACACGATGGTTCCCAGTTTGATCACCTATTCAGTGATGGTGAAGTGTATCAAGTGGGGTCAATGCAATGTGTGGCAATGCACACCCCCGGCCATACGCCAGCTTGCTTTACACATATTTTAGGGGATGCAGTATTCGTTGGTGATACTTTATTCATGCCCGATGCGGGCACGGCTCGCGCCGATTTCCCTGGTGGCGATGCTGGCACCTTGTTTGATTCCATTCAAAAAATATTAGCGTTGCCTGAAGATGATCGTATTTTCATGTGCCATGACTATTGCCCAAATGGCCGCGAGTTGGAGTTTCAAACGACGGTAAAAGCACAACGAGAAGGGAATATTCACGTCAAAAGTGACATTAGTAAGTCTGTGTTTGTCGATTTACGCGAAACACGAGACAAAACATTGTCCATGCCACGTCTTATCCTACCGTCACTTCAAATCAATATGCGGGCTGGACATATGCCAAAGGCGGAAGAGAACGGCTTGGTTTACTTAAAAATCCCATTGAATGCCTTTAAATAA